The following are encoded in a window of Ferribacterium limneticum genomic DNA:
- a CDS encoding OsmC family protein has protein sequence MSGVVVEENGKGRYQQAVTVGQHHLIADEPVSVGGADAGPAPFDFIMAGLGACTSMTLRMYAERKGLALTHISVALSHEKIEVDGVSRDRIERTITLAGELTTEQRQRLLEIANKCPTHRALSQSLVIESALAT, from the coding sequence ATGTCAGGTGTTGTCGTCGAAGAAAATGGAAAGGGAAGATACCAGCAGGCAGTCACCGTCGGCCAGCATCACTTGATCGCCGACGAGCCGGTCAGCGTTGGCGGTGCCGATGCCGGCCCGGCGCCCTTCGATTTCATCATGGCCGGGCTGGGCGCCTGCACCTCGATGACGCTGCGCATGTACGCCGAACGCAAGGGCCTCGCCCTGACCCACATCAGCGTCGCGCTGAGCCATGAAAAAATCGAGGTCGACGGCGTTTCCCGTGACCGCATAGAGCGCACCATCACCCTCGCCGGCGAACTCACCACCGAACAGCGCCAGCGCCTGCTCGAGATCGCCAACAAATGCCCGACACACCGCGCCCTGTCACAATCACTGGTCATTGAAAGTGCCCTCGCCACATAG
- a CDS encoding class I SAM-dependent methyltransferase: MTNSRNELPQIIPPSPWVAAHCGLIAQGGRVLDLGCGSGRHARLLAGLGFDVAAVDRNFEAILKLSDVPGVTATQLDLEGDEWPLAGRAFDAIVVTNYLWRPRLPDVLALLAPGGVLIYETFMLGNEAYGKPSSPAFLLRPGELREVAQAAGLREIAFEEGYTASPKPAMRQAICAVRE, encoded by the coding sequence ATGACCAACTCCCGCAATGAATTGCCGCAAATCATACCGCCATCGCCCTGGGTGGCAGCGCATTGCGGGCTGATAGCGCAGGGCGGGCGGGTACTTGATCTGGGTTGCGGCAGTGGGCGCCACGCCCGACTGCTGGCCGGGCTGGGATTTGACGTTGCTGCGGTCGACCGGAATTTTGAGGCAATTTTGAAATTGTCGGATGTGCCGGGAGTCACCGCGACGCAGCTCGATCTGGAAGGCGACGAGTGGCCGCTGGCCGGCCGGGCATTCGACGCCATCGTCGTCACCAATTACCTGTGGCGGCCGCGCCTGCCCGATGTGCTGGCCCTGCTGGCACCCGGCGGCGTGCTGATCTACGAGACTTTCATGCTTGGCAACGAGGCTTACGGCAAGCCGTCGAGCCCGGCTTTTCTGCTCCGGCCTGGCGAGTTGCGGGAAGTTGCGCAAGCCGCCGGCCTGCGTGAAATAGCCTTCGAGGAAGGCTACACCGCCAGCCCGAAGCCGGCCATGCGTCAGGCGATCTGTGCAGTGCGTGAGTGA
- a CDS encoding arylesterase — translation MRFALFLFALLVTTTPALAAKTILVMGDSLSAGYGIRPDQAWPSLLDKRLAEKHLDYSVANLSISGETTAGGRSRLAQALITHKPAIVVIALGANDGLRGLPLTQMRDNLNAMVDASRAVGAKVVLTGMRLPPNYGPYATDFFGSFKSVAQAKKAPLVDFLLEPLNTKPQLFQADNLHPLAAAQPLILDHVWPTLAPLLK, via the coding sequence ATGCGCTTCGCTCTCTTCCTGTTCGCCCTGCTCGTCACCACCACGCCCGCCCTCGCCGCCAAGACCATCCTGGTCATGGGCGACTCGCTGTCGGCCGGCTACGGCATCCGGCCCGATCAGGCCTGGCCGTCGCTGCTCGACAAGCGTCTGGCCGAAAAGCACCTGGATTATAGCGTTGCCAACCTGTCGATCTCCGGCGAAACCACGGCCGGCGGACGCTCGCGCCTGGCGCAGGCGTTGATTACCCACAAGCCGGCCATCGTCGTCATCGCCCTTGGCGCCAACGACGGCCTGCGCGGCCTGCCACTCACCCAGATGCGCGACAACCTCAACGCCATGGTCGACGCCTCGCGCGCCGTCGGCGCCAAAGTGGTTCTCACCGGCATGCGCCTGCCGCCCAACTACGGGCCGTACGCGACCGATTTTTTCGGCAGTTTCAAAAGCGTCGCCCAGGCCAAGAAAGCGCCGCTAGTCGACTTTCTGCTTGAACCGCTCAACACCAAACCCCAGCTTTTCCAGGCCGACAACCTCCACCCGCTGGCCGCTGCCCAGCCGCTGATCCTCGACCACGTCTGGCCGACGCTGGCCCCGCTGTTAAAATAG
- a CDS encoding bifunctional acetate--CoA ligase family protein/GNAT family N-acetyltransferase codes for MLEQHYLTSLFEPKSVAVIGASDRENSVGNIIFKNILSSGYKGRLYAINPKHDTIQGQPSYKSIEEIGARVEMAVIATRPQTVPQLIEQCGRSGVRNAIVIASGFSEAGHIGAALERKVMEIARSYNVRILGPNCLGIIRPDLGLNATFTKITAKPGNLALVSQSGAMCSAVLDWAKANDVGFSSVISIGMTADVDFGEILDYLIYDSRTHYILMYVEGIRNARRFMSALRSAARIKPIILLKAGRHAAGSAAAATHSGMAAVSDTVFDAAVRRAGVVRVQNVGQLFYAAKALASKFRPMGNRLAIITNGGGPGAMAADRAGDMGIPLAELSNETMAVLNKALPTNWSHSNPIDIGGDATPERYRDTILAVTNDPNVDSTLVMLSPQAMTDPLAVAQAIIEVADKLNRSLICCWMGEEQVREARSLLESAGIPAFRMPETAVELFHHISKYYRNQKLLLQTPEPTRQHGRPEAEGAKMLIEALLAERRKVLSEMESKAILRAFKVPVAQTMVARTATEALLLAEQIGFPIAMKVDSPDLTHKSDAGGVRLNITNAPAVRNAYHDIIDTVQKRHPTAKINGVSIEPFLSRPNGREVMIGVFRDPIFGPVITFGAGGFDVEIFSDRSVALPPLNEFLAKDLIDSTRASLILDQFHNMPPVDRAALKEVLLCISEMVCELPWIQELDLNPLIVDENGAIAADARIVIDHAANASGDRYAHMSIYPYPVHLIQEWQMNDGKVVTIRPIRPEDAEMEQAFVKAMSDESRYYRFMDTLRELTQTMLVRFTQIDYDREMALVATINQELEDNVDGVEPPELQIGVARYVVNPDGESVEFALAVGDDWQKCGVGRKLMTALIECARMKGYRAVVGDVLSTNSKMFRLMTSLGFTIHPHPDDTAVKRVVKPLTG; via the coding sequence ATGTTGGAACAGCACTATTTAACCTCGCTTTTCGAACCGAAATCGGTTGCAGTCATCGGTGCATCAGACCGTGAAAACTCGGTCGGCAACATCATTTTCAAGAATATCTTGAGCTCGGGTTACAAGGGCCGCCTCTACGCCATCAACCCCAAGCACGACACGATTCAGGGCCAGCCGTCCTACAAATCCATCGAGGAAATCGGCGCCCGCGTCGAAATGGCGGTCATCGCCACCCGCCCGCAGACTGTCCCGCAGCTAATTGAACAATGCGGCCGCTCGGGCGTGCGCAACGCCATCGTCATCGCCTCGGGCTTTTCCGAAGCCGGCCACATCGGCGCCGCGCTCGAACGCAAGGTCATGGAAATCGCCCGTTCCTACAACGTCCGCATCCTTGGCCCCAACTGTCTGGGCATCATCCGCCCCGACCTCGGCCTCAACGCCACCTTCACCAAGATCACCGCCAAGCCGGGCAATCTTGCCCTCGTCTCGCAGTCCGGCGCCATGTGCTCGGCCGTGCTTGACTGGGCCAAGGCCAACGATGTCGGCTTCTCGTCGGTCATTTCGATCGGCATGACGGCCGACGTCGATTTCGGCGAAATCCTCGACTACCTGATCTACGACAGCCGCACGCACTACATCCTGATGTACGTCGAAGGCATCCGTAACGCCCGCCGCTTCATGAGCGCCCTGCGTTCGGCCGCCCGCATCAAGCCGATCATCCTGCTCAAGGCTGGCCGCCACGCTGCCGGCTCGGCCGCTGCCGCAACCCACTCGGGCATGGCGGCCGTTTCCGACACCGTTTTCGACGCCGCCGTGCGCCGCGCCGGCGTGGTTCGTGTGCAAAACGTCGGCCAGCTCTTCTACGCTGCCAAGGCACTGGCTTCCAAGTTCCGCCCGATGGGCAACCGCCTCGCCATCATTACCAACGGCGGCGGGCCGGGCGCCATGGCGGCCGACCGGGCCGGCGACATGGGCATTCCGCTGGCCGAGCTGTCCAACGAAACGATGGCCGTGCTCAACAAGGCACTGCCCACCAACTGGTCGCACAGCAACCCGATCGACATCGGCGGCGATGCGACACCGGAGCGCTATCGCGACACCATCTTGGCCGTCACGAACGATCCGAACGTCGACAGCACGCTGGTCATGCTCTCGCCGCAGGCGATGACCGACCCGCTGGCCGTCGCCCAGGCCATCATTGAAGTTGCCGACAAGCTCAACCGTTCGCTGATCTGCTGCTGGATGGGTGAAGAGCAGGTCCGCGAAGCACGTAGCCTGCTTGAAAGCGCCGGCATCCCGGCTTTCCGCATGCCGGAAACGGCCGTCGAACTGTTCCATCATATTTCCAAGTACTACCGCAACCAGAAGCTCCTGCTGCAAACGCCGGAACCGACCCGCCAGCACGGCCGGCCGGAAGCCGAAGGCGCCAAGATGCTGATCGAGGCCCTGCTCGCCGAACGGCGCAAGGTGCTTTCCGAAATGGAATCGAAGGCCATCCTGCGCGCCTTCAAGGTGCCGGTCGCCCAGACCATGGTCGCCCGCACGGCGACCGAGGCGCTGCTGCTGGCCGAGCAAATCGGCTTCCCGATCGCCATGAAGGTCGATTCGCCGGACTTGACACACAAGTCCGATGCCGGCGGCGTCCGCCTCAACATCACCAATGCACCGGCTGTCCGCAACGCCTATCACGACATCATCGACACCGTGCAGAAGCGGCATCCGACCGCCAAGATCAACGGCGTTTCGATCGAACCTTTCCTGTCGCGTCCGAATGGCCGCGAAGTCATGATCGGTGTCTTCCGCGATCCGATTTTCGGGCCGGTCATCACCTTCGGCGCCGGCGGCTTCGACGTCGAAATTTTCAGCGACCGCTCGGTCGCCCTGCCGCCACTCAACGAATTCCTGGCCAAGGATTTGATCGACTCGACGCGCGCTTCGTTGATCCTCGATCAGTTCCACAATATGCCACCGGTCGACCGCGCCGCCCTCAAGGAAGTGCTGCTGTGCATTTCCGAAATGGTCTGCGAACTGCCGTGGATCCAGGAACTCGACCTCAATCCGCTGATCGTCGATGAAAACGGCGCCATCGCCGCCGATGCCCGCATCGTCATCGACCATGCCGCCAACGCCTCGGGCGACCGTTACGCCCACATGTCGATCTACCCCTACCCGGTGCACCTGATCCAGGAATGGCAGATGAACGACGGCAAGGTCGTCACCATCCGCCCGATCCGCCCGGAAGACGCCGAGATGGAGCAGGCATTCGTCAAGGCCATGTCCGACGAATCGCGTTACTACCGCTTCATGGATACCCTGCGCGAACTGACCCAGACCATGCTGGTCCGCTTCACGCAGATCGACTACGACCGCGAAATGGCCTTGGTCGCCACCATCAACCAGGAGCTCGAAGATAACGTCGACGGCGTGGAACCGCCCGAACTCCAGATCGGCGTCGCACGCTACGTCGTCAATCCGGATGGCGAGTCGGTCGAGTTCGCGCTGGCCGTCGGCGACGACTGGCAGAAGTGCGGCGTCGGCCGCAAGCTCATGACGGCGCTGATCGAATGCGCCCGCATGAAGGGCTACCGCGCCGTGGTCGGTGACGTCCTGTCGACCAACTCCAAGATGTTCCGCCTGATGACCAGCCTCGGCTTCACCATCCATCCGCATCCTGACGACACCGCCGTCAAGCGCGTCGTCAAGCCGCTGACGGGCTGA
- a CDS encoding ABC transporter ATP-binding protein, whose amino-acid sequence MAGKPVIEVSGLGKTVDNGGEPLTILQDISFSVMPGETVAIVGASGSGKSTLLGLLAGLDSPTAGEVRLDDVSLNSLDEDQRARLRGRLLGFVFQSFQLLPSLNALENVMLPLELAGSSKSSVAAGDWLERVGLSHRLKHYPKHLSGGEQQRVALARAFAPNPQLVLADEPTGNLDAATGQQVIDLMFDLNARQGTTLLLVTHDEAIAARCGRVLRIQSGRLAG is encoded by the coding sequence ATGGCAGGGAAACCGGTGATTGAAGTGTCGGGGCTGGGCAAGACCGTCGATAACGGCGGCGAGCCGCTGACGATTCTGCAGGATATTTCCTTTTCGGTCATGCCGGGTGAAACGGTGGCCATTGTCGGCGCCTCCGGTTCCGGCAAATCGACGCTGCTCGGGCTGCTTGCCGGACTCGATTCGCCGACGGCCGGTGAAGTGCGGCTCGATGATGTTTCGCTCAATTCGCTCGATGAAGACCAGCGCGCCAGGCTGCGCGGCCGCCTGCTCGGCTTCGTCTTCCAGTCCTTCCAGTTGCTGCCCTCGCTCAATGCGCTGGAGAACGTCATGCTGCCGCTGGAACTGGCCGGTTCCAGCAAGTCGAGCGTTGCCGCCGGCGATTGGCTGGAGCGCGTCGGTCTGAGCCACCGCCTCAAGCATTATCCGAAACACCTGTCCGGCGGCGAGCAGCAACGCGTCGCCCTGGCCCGCGCTTTCGCCCCGAATCCGCAACTGGTCCTGGCCGACGAGCCGACCGGCAACCTCGATGCAGCCACCGGCCAGCAGGTCATCGACCTGATGTTCGACCTCAACGCCAGGCAGGGTACGACCTTGCTGCTCGTCACCCACGACGAAGCCATCGCCGCCCGCTGTGGGCGCGTGCTGCGCATTCAGTCGGGGCGGCTGGCTGGCTAG
- a CDS encoding YbdK family carboxylate-amine ligase has translation MNNEIENELPEFSKSDALTLGIELELQIIGGQDYNLIGAAPDLLREMKGRVHPGDVKPEITDSMIELSTDICRDYKDALTQLRSIRNELVHQADRLGIGLSGGGTHPFQHWGKQAIFDAPRFHLLSQLYGYLAKQFTIFGQHVHIGCACPDRALWLLHAFNRYIPHLIALSASSPFVQGIDTGFQSARLNSVFAFPLSGRAPFVLSWDDFNTYYRKMIATGVVKSMKDFYWDIRPKPEFGTIELRVMDTPRTVERAAQIAAYAQALARYLLEERPTEPREDDYLVYTFNRFQACRFGYDGTLVIPGSAEQRNIGDDIIRTMAVIEVHAYDLGATEALNLLRTEVLQSRNGASEIRASYASEGALEEVVRQSSELWAGRLEPLS, from the coding sequence GTGAATAACGAGATCGAAAACGAACTGCCCGAGTTTTCGAAATCGGACGCGCTGACCCTCGGCATCGAACTGGAATTGCAGATTATCGGCGGCCAGGACTACAACCTGATCGGTGCCGCCCCCGACCTGCTGCGTGAAATGAAGGGGCGCGTACATCCCGGCGATGTCAAACCGGAGATTACGGATTCGATGATCGAGTTATCAACCGACATCTGTCGCGACTACAAGGATGCTTTGACCCAGTTGCGCAGCATTCGCAACGAGTTGGTCCATCAGGCCGACCGCCTCGGTATCGGGCTGTCGGGCGGCGGTACCCACCCCTTTCAACACTGGGGCAAACAGGCCATTTTCGATGCGCCGCGCTTCCATCTTTTGTCGCAACTCTACGGTTATCTGGCCAAGCAATTCACCATCTTCGGCCAGCATGTCCATATCGGCTGCGCCTGTCCGGATCGCGCGCTCTGGCTGCTGCATGCCTTTAATCGCTACATTCCCCATCTCATCGCGCTGTCGGCCTCTTCGCCTTTCGTCCAGGGAATCGACACCGGATTCCAGTCGGCCCGGCTGAATTCGGTCTTTGCCTTCCCGCTGAGTGGCAGGGCGCCTTTCGTCTTGAGCTGGGATGACTTCAATACCTATTACCGCAAGATGATCGCTACCGGTGTCGTCAAGAGCATGAAGGATTTTTACTGGGACATCCGGCCAAAACCCGAATTTGGCACCATTGAATTGCGCGTCATGGACACCCCACGGACAGTCGAGCGGGCCGCGCAGATCGCGGCCTATGCCCAGGCCCTGGCGCGCTACCTGCTCGAAGAAAGGCCGACCGAGCCGCGCGAAGACGACTATCTGGTTTACACCTTCAACCGGTTTCAAGCCTGCCGCTTCGGATACGACGGCACGCTGGTCATTCCCGGCTCCGCCGAGCAACGCAATATTGGCGATGACATCATTCGCACCATGGCGGTCATCGAGGTACATGCCTACGATCTGGGGGCAACCGAAGCACTCAATCTGCTGCGTACCGAGGTTCTGCAATCGCGGAACGGGGCCAGCGAGATACGCGCGAGCTATGCCAGCGAAGGCGCACTGGAGGAAGTGGTACGTCAATCCAGCGAACTGTGGGCCGGGCGCCTTGAGCCGCTCAGCTAA
- a CDS encoding tetratricopeptide repeat protein has product MRHSAHPHWRRLATVLMISGTMATTQAALAGNPFCGGAATPGDPSDLANVIGDQTLEYAIQQPANIVTCAKGYLLEKCGDHENAHKIFDKCIAAGYAGAMIWKALLLEDGAGVKADLTTAAELMHRAATSGDPAYGPLGKMHYATMLQQGKGVPRDEAAARQWFEAAAAEGSEEARNFLRTGYHTGERDQKAMGAGTPPPSALVRGLTGDNASIPKTIETAADATVNREKTPNLKIDPVAKFFAEENISPPTENAESASDLVGQKLSAVKLGSTFSPPAESLWMALLLMFTVAAGILRQRAKAPRHHVSDGKSS; this is encoded by the coding sequence ATGCGACACTCCGCCCACCCACACTGGCGCCGTCTAGCCACGGTGCTGATGATCTCCGGCACCATGGCGACTACTCAGGCGGCGCTCGCCGGCAATCCATTCTGCGGCGGAGCCGCGACGCCCGGCGACCCCAGCGACCTGGCCAATGTAATCGGCGACCAGACCCTGGAATACGCCATCCAGCAACCGGCCAACATTGTCACCTGCGCCAAGGGCTACCTGCTGGAAAAATGCGGCGACCACGAAAACGCCCACAAGATTTTTGACAAATGCATCGCTGCCGGTTACGCCGGCGCAATGATCTGGAAGGCGCTGCTGCTCGAAGACGGCGCCGGGGTCAAAGCGGATCTGACCACGGCCGCGGAACTGATGCACCGCGCCGCGACCAGCGGCGACCCGGCCTATGGCCCGCTCGGCAAGATGCATTACGCGACCATGCTGCAACAGGGCAAAGGCGTGCCGCGTGACGAGGCGGCGGCCCGCCAGTGGTTCGAGGCAGCCGCCGCCGAAGGCAGCGAAGAAGCCCGAAATTTCCTGCGTACCGGCTACCACACCGGCGAGCGCGACCAAAAAGCCATGGGCGCCGGCACACCACCACCGAGCGCGCTGGTTCGTGGGCTGACCGGCGACAACGCGAGTATTCCCAAGACCATCGAAACAGCGGCCGATGCCACGGTCAACCGGGAAAAAACGCCAAATTTGAAAATTGATCCGGTGGCCAAATTTTTCGCTGAAGAAAATATTTCGCCGCCTACGGAGAACGCCGAATCGGCGAGCGATCTCGTTGGCCAGAAACTGAGTGCGGTCAAACTAGGCAGCACTTTCTCCCCGCCTGCCGAGTCGCTGTGGATGGCTTTGCTGCTGATGTTCACTGTCGCTGCCGGAATTCTCCGGCAGCGCGCCAAAGCGCCCCGCCATCATGTTTCAGACGGGAAATCATCATGA
- a CDS encoding cation:proton antiporter, protein MDSIDKPLAFFLPAWPLPLSPLLWIALAVAAAALAGEWVRRYFGIPRITAYPVVGMLAAAVAGDRLVAEHDEWLRWGLNVALAILLFELGSRVDLRWLRHNRWLLVTSLGESLAAFGAVFAISRYLGLAQVDSALLAAIGMSTSPAVIMRVVTESNAQGQVSTRLLVLTALNTIYSVVTVHLVIGVMHQRYSGDWVLAISHPLYLLGAGLVVGKLLAMTVGRLRHWLTLRDEYASIILLSLVLMTIGLIEALRLPVTLCMLFAGIVLRNDERRAWVFPEHFGSVGGVLVVLLFLVVGIQIRIEHLVTGGALALLLIGGRILAKLGGVLLFARPAGISWRQGLLLGIALSPAAGPVMVAAADLGQLYPQLQGTLMPVAMSAAAIMELAGPIIVALCLKWSGERRE, encoded by the coding sequence ATGGATTCAATCGATAAGCCTCTCGCTTTCTTCCTGCCGGCCTGGCCTCTCCCGCTGAGCCCCTTACTGTGGATTGCCTTGGCCGTTGCGGCTGCGGCGCTGGCCGGCGAGTGGGTACGCCGGTATTTCGGCATTCCGCGCATTACCGCTTACCCGGTGGTCGGCATGCTGGCGGCCGCCGTTGCCGGTGACCGTCTGGTCGCCGAACACGACGAATGGCTACGTTGGGGGCTCAACGTGGCACTCGCTATCCTGCTTTTTGAACTGGGTAGCCGCGTCGACCTGCGTTGGCTACGGCACAATCGATGGCTGCTGGTGACCAGCCTCGGCGAGTCGCTTGCCGCTTTTGGCGCCGTTTTTGCGATCAGCCGCTATCTTGGTCTGGCCCAGGTCGATTCCGCGCTACTTGCTGCGATCGGCATGTCCACGTCGCCTGCCGTCATCATGCGGGTCGTCACGGAGAGCAACGCGCAGGGCCAGGTGAGTACCCGGCTGCTCGTACTGACGGCATTGAATACGATTTATTCGGTCGTGACGGTCCATCTGGTCATCGGGGTAATGCACCAGCGTTACAGCGGTGACTGGGTGCTGGCGATTTCGCATCCCCTGTATCTCCTCGGTGCCGGCCTGGTCGTCGGCAAGCTGCTGGCCATGACCGTCGGCCGCCTGCGGCACTGGCTGACCCTGCGTGACGAATACGCCTCGATCATCCTGTTGAGCCTGGTGCTGATGACCATCGGCCTGATCGAAGCCTTGCGCTTGCCGGTAACCCTTTGCATGCTCTTTGCCGGCATCGTGTTGCGCAATGACGAACGCCGCGCCTGGGTGTTTCCGGAGCATTTCGGCTCGGTCGGCGGGGTGCTGGTCGTGCTGCTGTTTCTGGTCGTCGGGATTCAGATCAGGATTGAGCATCTGGTGACCGGTGGCGCGCTGGCCCTGTTGTTGATCGGTGGGCGTATCCTGGCCAAGCTTGGCGGCGTCCTGCTGTTTGCTCGCCCGGCCGGCATCAGCTGGCGCCAGGGGCTGTTGCTCGGCATCGCCCTGTCGCCGGCGGCCGGGCCGGTCATGGTTGCTGCGGCCGATCTCGGGCAGTTGTATCCCCAGTTGCAGGGCACCTTGATGCCGGTTGCCATGAGCGCCGCGGCAATCATGGAGCTGGCCGGCCCGATCATCGTGGCGCTTTGCCTCAAATGGAGCGGAGAACGTCGTGAATAA
- the mnmH gene encoding tRNA 2-selenouridine(34) synthase MnmH produces the protein MKPARPTVADLAAYDEIIDVRTPAEFAEDHIPGAINCPVLDNEQRIQVGTIYKQVSPFEAKKIGAALVSENIAKHLKERFLDRPKTWKPLIYCWRGGDRSGSMTTIFKAIGWRAGQLDGGYKAWRSHVIATLEALPQQFRFTVVCGATGNAKTRILQAIGELGEQILDLENLANHKGSVLGVLPDSPQPSQKGFETALMLAMAALDPARPVYVEAESRKIGNLHVPEAMIARIRNGECVAVEATLDARVAFLLKDYDYFLTLPEFLGERLDVLRSLQSRETMARWQQLIVDADWPTLVRELLELHYDPLYRRSQDHNYAGIQDSGNFSTDDLSEDGIKRLAAAIVHSRTAQIA, from the coding sequence ATGAAGCCTGCCCGCCCCACCGTAGCCGATCTCGCGGCCTACGACGAAATCATCGACGTCCGTACCCCGGCCGAATTTGCCGAAGACCACATCCCCGGCGCCATCAACTGCCCGGTGCTCGACAACGAGCAGCGCATCCAGGTCGGCACGATCTACAAGCAGGTGTCGCCTTTCGAGGCAAAGAAGATCGGCGCGGCGCTGGTTTCGGAAAACATCGCCAAACACCTAAAAGAACGTTTCCTTGATCGCCCGAAAACCTGGAAGCCGCTGATCTACTGCTGGCGTGGTGGCGACCGCAGCGGTTCGATGACGACCATTTTCAAGGCCATTGGCTGGCGGGCCGGACAACTCGATGGCGGCTACAAGGCCTGGCGCAGCCATGTCATCGCCACGCTTGAAGCCTTGCCGCAGCAATTCCGGTTTACTGTCGTCTGCGGCGCTACCGGAAATGCCAAAACGCGTATCCTGCAAGCGATTGGCGAGCTCGGCGAACAGATTCTCGATCTCGAAAACCTGGCCAATCACAAGGGCTCGGTGCTCGGCGTCCTGCCCGACTCGCCGCAGCCTTCACAAAAAGGCTTTGAAACTGCGCTGATGCTGGCCATGGCCGCGCTTGATCCGGCCCGCCCGGTCTATGTCGAGGCGGAAAGCCGCAAAATCGGCAACCTGCACGTGCCGGAAGCGATGATCGCCCGCATCCGCAACGGCGAATGCGTCGCCGTCGAGGCCACGCTCGATGCCCGCGTCGCCTTCCTGCTCAAGGATTACGACTACTTTCTGACCCTCCCCGAGTTTCTCGGTGAGCGCCTCGATGTCCTGCGTTCGCTGCAAAGCCGCGAAACGATGGCGCGCTGGCAACAACTGATTGTCGATGCCGACTGGCCGACGCTGGTCCGCGAGCTGCTCGAACTGCATTACGACCCGCTCTACCGGCGCTCGCAGGATCACAACTATGCCGGCATTCAGGATTCCGGCAATTTCTCGACTGACGATTTGTCCGAGGACGGCATCAAACGGCTGGCCGCCGCCATCGTTCACTCACGCACTGCACAGATCGCCTGA
- a CDS encoding gamma-glutamyl-gamma-aminobutyrate hydrolase family protein: MKRTLKIGISARLSYPRPDGKGMESKTLQYLEQSVAQWIMARGVVVFMVPSITQDGMLDRSAVRLSAYAQHLDGLVLQGGADVNPMAYGEPAIRPEWAGDRIRDMYEMELLHEFLESRKPVLGICRGAQLINVAMGGSLYQDIASQIPGPTQHLAESYDQHTHDIVLEPGGLLEKLMGTMPQRKVISIHHQGIRTLGRDLAVEARATGDDMIEAIRGTGRSFLLGLQWHPEFRRPSDEDVLDCLPLLESFLEASRSGHWI; this comes from the coding sequence ATGAAACGCACACTGAAAATCGGCATATCCGCACGTTTGTCATATCCCAGGCCAGATGGCAAGGGAATGGAGAGCAAGACGCTCCAGTACCTGGAGCAATCCGTGGCGCAGTGGATCATGGCGCGCGGTGTCGTGGTTTTCATGGTTCCCTCCATTACACAAGATGGAATGCTCGATCGAAGTGCCGTTCGCCTGAGCGCTTATGCCCAGCATCTCGATGGGCTTGTCTTGCAGGGTGGTGCCGATGTCAATCCAATGGCTTACGGTGAGCCGGCGATACGTCCGGAATGGGCCGGTGATCGAATCAGGGACATGTATGAGATGGAATTACTGCACGAGTTCCTTGAAAGTCGAAAACCCGTTCTGGGAATTTGCCGAGGTGCCCAGCTGATCAATGTAGCCATGGGCGGATCACTCTACCAGGATATCGCGTCGCAAATTCCCGGCCCCACGCAGCACCTCGCCGAGAGTTACGACCAGCACACCCACGACATTGTTCTGGAACCAGGCGGCCTTCTGGAAAAGCTCATGGGAACCATGCCTCAGCGGAAAGTCATCTCCATCCACCACCAGGGCATTCGCACCCTTGGCCGCGACCTGGCCGTTGAGGCGCGCGCCACTGGCGACGACATGATCGAAGCGATTCGCGGGACGGGACGAAGTTTTTTGCTCGGTCTCCAATGGCATCCCGAATTTCGCCGTCCCAGCGACGAGGATGTCCTCGACTGCCTCCCGCTCCTTGAGAGTTTTCTTGAGGCCAGCCGTTCAGGTCACTGGATCTAG